The following proteins are encoded in a genomic region of Chloracidobacterium sp.:
- a CDS encoding cellulase family glycosylhydrolase has translation MRKFTLISILAFAAAVSAQPFITVRGGQMYSGNTPYHFVGANYWYGSYLGLERDKGRGIERLRRELDLMKANGVTNLRLIAGAEGSGLLNGIVRIGPPLQPRQLEFDGAALVGIDVILDEMSKRGMRAVIFFSNNWEWSGGWQQYLIWNNAISSKWLAQRPEWDEMRDLTAKFYDCDKCIAAYRKQVAYVLSRRNSVNGRRYVDDPTIMAWEIANEPRPMRPASNDAYVRFIAAAAKFIRRKDSRHLITTGHEGYIGTESVELFEKIHSDANIDYLTIHIWPKNWGWFEKDKLADGFAHSLAETEKYIAENAAVAVRLNKPLVIEEFGLPRDGGSIDPHSATTFRDRYYAAVFAHIGRNNIAGAAFWAFGGYAVPSAEHPFWRKGDELTGDPPMEEQGLNSVFAGDTSTLNVIRTAAERLQK, from the coding sequence ATGCGTAAATTCACGCTCATTTCTATCTTAGCGTTCGCAGCGGCCGTCAGCGCACAGCCGTTCATTACGGTGCGCGGCGGGCAGATGTATTCCGGTAATACGCCTTATCATTTCGTCGGTGCGAACTATTGGTACGGCTCCTATCTCGGCCTCGAACGCGACAAGGGCCGCGGTATTGAGCGGCTTCGCCGTGAACTCGATCTGATGAAGGCGAACGGTGTTACGAACCTTCGCTTGATAGCCGGTGCGGAAGGCTCGGGCCTACTTAACGGCATCGTACGCATTGGGCCGCCGCTCCAACCGCGGCAACTCGAATTCGATGGAGCGGCGCTTGTTGGCATCGACGTGATCCTCGATGAGATGTCGAAGCGCGGTATGCGCGCCGTCATTTTTTTCAGCAACAATTGGGAATGGAGCGGCGGCTGGCAGCAGTATTTGATCTGGAATAATGCCATCAGTTCAAAGTGGCTCGCCCAAAGGCCAGAATGGGATGAAATGCGTGACCTGACGGCGAAATTTTACGACTGCGATAAGTGCATCGCTGCATACCGCAAGCAGGTCGCTTACGTCCTCTCACGCCGCAACAGTGTAAACGGCCGTCGCTACGTTGACGACCCGACGATAATGGCTTGGGAGATCGCCAATGAACCGCGGCCGATGCGCCCCGCATCAAATGATGCGTATGTACGGTTCATTGCCGCGGCGGCAAAGTTCATCCGACGCAAGGACAGCCGTCATCTGATAACGACAGGCCACGAGGGCTACATCGGCACTGAGTCGGTCGAGCTATTCGAGAAAATTCACTCTGATGCAAATATCGATTATCTGACGATACATATTTGGCCTAAAAATTGGGGCTGGTTCGAAAAGGACAAACTTGCCGATGGTTTTGCCCATAGCCTTGCAGAGACCGAAAAGTACATTGCAGAAAACGCGGCGGTCGCCGTGCGGCTCAATAAACCGCTCGTCATTGAGGAATTCGGGCTGCCGCGCGACGGCGGATCGATCGACCCGCATTCGGCAACGACATTTCGCGATCGCTATTACGCTGCTGTTTTTGCGCATATCGGCCGGAACAATATTGCGGGAGCTGCGTTTTGGGCCTTCGGCGGTTATGCCGTGCCGTCCGCCGAACATCCGTTCTGGCGAAAGGGCGATGAACTCACGGGCGATCCGCCGATGGAAGAACAGGGCTTGAACAGCGTTTTTGCCGGCGACACATCGACCCTAAATGTGATACGTACGGCGGCCGAGCGCCTGCAAAAATAA
- a CDS encoding glycogen debranching enzyme N-terminal domain-containing protein, translated as MIEIDKTICGDLAEAGSREWLETNGIGGYATGTVAGAHTRRYHGLLVAATKPPLGRAVLLSKLEETLIVDDERFDLSCNRFPGAIHPEGYKFLTGFRLDPFPIWTFSIKGIELEKAVFMVYGENTVVSAWKLTDNAAAACSLEVRPLLAFRDHHHLRHEDANFTTAYQDNAGVLSFSPYAEMPALYLAHNAAKVAETGNWYRNFEYAIEQERGFEYTEDLYQPCSLAFGLAEEAVIIASTERKDVSAATLRSAEVERRIDIVVASDAKTDLGAQLALAADQFLVKRGDGETVIAGYPWFADWGRDTMIALPGLTLATGRYEAARSILVKMAEYISEGMIPNRFPEDGETPDYNTADATLWFFEAVRAYISATGDDWLSGEMYDHFVQIIEWHVRGTRYGIRVDTDGLLHTGEAGTQLTWMDAKIGDRVITPRMGKPVEIQALWYNALCITADMAERHGDAGKALKFSDMAAIASESFNGQFWYEQGGYLFDVIGDGGKDASFRPNQIFAVSLPYSMLDNTRSREVVKAVERELLTPFGLRTLAVSDQSYVGTYIGSPEERDASYHQGTVWAWLLGPFIDAFRKVHSRDAKADGQLDEMLKGLTEHLKDKMLGHVSEIFDGDAPHAPRGCPAQAWSIAELIRSLAERQR; from the coding sequence ATGATCGAGATCGACAAAACGATCTGCGGCGACCTCGCTGAGGCCGGATCGCGTGAATGGCTTGAAACGAACGGCATCGGAGGCTATGCAACCGGCACCGTCGCAGGCGCTCATACGCGGCGCTACCACGGGCTGCTCGTTGCCGCGACAAAGCCGCCGCTTGGCCGCGCGGTCCTGCTCTCAAAACTCGAAGAGACGCTTATTGTCGATGATGAGCGTTTTGACCTCTCGTGCAACCGCTTTCCGGGCGCGATCCATCCTGAAGGATACAAATTCCTGACGGGATTTCGTCTTGATCCGTTCCCGATATGGACGTTCAGCATAAAAGGCATCGAGTTGGAAAAGGCCGTGTTCATGGTGTACGGCGAGAATACTGTTGTTTCTGCATGGAAGCTGACGGATAATGCTGCGGCCGCGTGTTCACTCGAAGTGCGGCCGCTGCTCGCCTTTCGCGACCATCACCATTTGCGGCACGAAGACGCGAATTTCACCACTGCATATCAAGACAATGCCGGAGTCCTTTCGTTCAGTCCGTATGCCGAGATGCCGGCGCTTTACCTCGCGCACAATGCGGCGAAGGTCGCCGAGACGGGAAATTGGTATCGGAACTTTGAATACGCGATCGAGCAGGAGCGTGGTTTCGAATACACAGAAGACCTCTATCAACCGTGTTCGCTCGCCTTTGGCCTAGCTGAGGAAGCTGTCATTATCGCCTCGACCGAGCGGAAAGATGTTTCAGCGGCCACGCTGCGTTCAGCGGAGGTCGAACGGCGCATCGACATCGTCGTCGCTTCTGATGCAAAAACCGATCTCGGTGCACAACTTGCACTTGCGGCCGACCAGTTCCTCGTTAAGCGCGGCGACGGCGAAACAGTGATCGCGGGCTATCCGTGGTTCGCCGATTGGGGACGCGACACCATGATCGCATTGCCGGGATTGACGCTTGCGACGGGCCGTTATGAGGCCGCCCGCAGCATCCTCGTCAAGATGGCGGAATACATCTCCGAGGGGATGATCCCTAACCGATTTCCCGAAGACGGCGAAACGCCCGATTACAATACTGCGGACGCGACACTGTGGTTCTTTGAGGCAGTGCGTGCGTACATTTCGGCAACCGGTGATGACTGGCTCAGCGGCGAAATGTACGATCACTTCGTACAGATAATTGAGTGGCATGTAAGAGGCACACGATACGGCATCCGCGTTGACACCGACGGGCTGCTTCACACGGGCGAGGCCGGAACGCAACTGACTTGGATGGATGCAAAGATCGGCGACCGTGTGATAACGCCGCGTATGGGCAAGCCGGTCGAGATACAGGCTCTTTGGTACAACGCACTGTGTATAACCGCCGATATGGCCGAGCGGCACGGCGACGCGGGCAAAGCGTTGAAGTTCAGCGACATGGCCGCCATCGCAAGCGAAAGCTTCAACGGACAATTTTGGTATGAGCAGGGCGGCTATCTTTTTGACGTCATCGGCGACGGCGGCAAGGACGCATCTTTCCGCCCGAACCAGATCTTCGCCGTCAGCCTGCCGTACTCGATGCTCGACAATACTCGATCGCGTGAGGTGGTAAAGGCTGTCGAACGCGAGCTGCTGACTCCATTCGGGCTTCGTACGCTTGCCGTGAGCGATCAGAGCTATGTCGGCACCTACATCGGCTCACCGGAAGAACGCGATGCATCGTATCATCAAGGCACGGTTTGGGCGTGGCTCCTAGGCCCTTTTATTGACGCATTTAGAAAGGTGCATTCGCGTGACGCAAAGGCTGACGGGCAGCTCGACGAAATGCTGAAAGGACTTACAGAGCATCTTAAGGATAAAATGCTCGGCCATGTTTCTGAGATATTCGACGGCGACGCACCGCACGCGCCGAGAGGATGTCCGGCACAGGCATGGAGCATTGCCGAATTGATCCGCTCGCTCGCCGAAAGGCAGCGTTAA
- a CDS encoding glucosidase — protein sequence MDAERRRLNEVRAGTRRWKRWGPYLSERAWGTVREDYSPDGSAWDYFPHDHARSRAYRWNEDGIAGICDIEQTICFSVAFWNGRDPILKERLFGLTGSQGNHGEDVKEYYYYLDSTPTHSYMKYLYKYPQSEFPYNDLLEKNLAAGRRAPEYELLDTGIFDDDRYFDCFVEYAKAEVNDILIRITIANRGAETAVINVLPTLWFRNTWSWDGIAPGRNIRAIGAGEIAVESPLAEYRLFCEDADELLFCDNNTNKRRLFDADNETPFVKDGINNYIVDHDITAVNPDLTGTKAAANYRLEIAGGEQRTVRLRLKALTPETEQPKRRRSEFANADRMFEKRIKEADTYYSGIIPRDLSQDAQNVMRQAFAGMLWSKQFYHYDIEKWLDGDPGQPPPPEQRKKGRNSQWRHLNNADIISMPDKWEYPWYAAWDLAFHCIPLALVDAEFAKEQLIVMLREWYMHPNGQIPAYEWAFSDVNPPVHAWAALRVFQIDKRINGRGDTNFLARIFQKLLLNFTWWVNRKDVEGMNVFEGGFLGLDNIGVFDRSRPLPTGGELVQSDGTSWMAMYCLNMLAIALELAVFDSSYEDVATKFWEHFIYISDAMNSLGEEKTAIWNEDDGFYYDVLHLRGVGNIPLKIRSMVGLIPLFAVATIDQETLDALPDFKQRFFWFIKNRPNLTANVEKKPRRRLLSIAYRERLERVLKVMLDEAEFLSPYGIRALSRYHLENPYILKLDGGERRVDYEPGESTTDLFGGNSNWRGPVWMPVNYLLIESLQKYHYFYGDDLKVEFPTGSGKRLNLWDVAAELSRRVSHLFLKDADDRRPVFGDSEKFQTDEHFRDHILFYECFHGDNGRGIGAGHQTGWTGLVAKLLQQSGE from the coding sequence ATGGACGCGGAGCGGCGGCGGCTTAATGAGGTAAGGGCGGGAACGCGGCGTTGGAAGCGTTGGGGGCCGTATCTGAGCGAACGGGCTTGGGGCACCGTGCGCGAAGATTATTCGCCCGACGGTTCGGCGTGGGACTACTTTCCGCACGATCATGCCCGCTCGCGTGCATACCGCTGGAACGAGGACGGCATTGCCGGCATCTGCGACATTGAGCAGACGATCTGTTTCTCCGTCGCTTTCTGGAATGGCCGCGACCCGATACTCAAAGAGCGGCTTTTCGGCCTGACGGGCAGCCAAGGGAACCATGGCGAGGACGTCAAGGAGTATTACTACTATCTTGATTCGACTCCGACGCACTCATACATGAAGTACCTATATAAGTATCCGCAGTCCGAGTTCCCGTACAACGACCTGCTTGAAAAGAACCTTGCCGCCGGCCGCCGCGCGCCGGAATACGAGTTGCTTGACACCGGCATTTTCGACGACGACCGCTATTTTGACTGCTTTGTAGAGTACGCAAAGGCTGAGGTGAATGACATTCTGATCCGTATCACGATCGCGAACCGCGGCGCTGAGACGGCGGTGATCAACGTGCTGCCGACACTTTGGTTCCGCAACACATGGTCGTGGGACGGCATTGCACCGGGCCGCAATATACGGGCGATCGGCGCAGGCGAGATCGCCGTTGAAAGCCCTTTGGCTGAATACAGGCTGTTCTGTGAGGACGCTGACGAGCTTCTGTTCTGCGACAACAACACCAACAAACGGCGACTCTTTGACGCCGACAATGAAACCCCTTTTGTAAAGGACGGCATAAACAACTACATTGTCGATCACGATATTACGGCGGTGAATCCCGATCTTACCGGCACAAAGGCCGCGGCGAATTACCGCCTCGAGATCGCGGGCGGCGAACAACGCACCGTCAGGCTGCGACTAAAAGCGCTCACACCGGAGACCGAACAGCCGAAGCGGCGGCGAAGCGAATTTGCCAACGCCGATCGTATGTTCGAAAAGCGCATCAAAGAAGCCGACACATATTACAGCGGCATCATCCCGCGCGACCTCTCACAGGACGCACAAAATGTGATGCGGCAGGCATTTGCCGGAATGCTCTGGTCAAAGCAGTTCTATCATTACGACATCGAGAAATGGCTTGACGGCGATCCGGGACAGCCGCCGCCGCCCGAACAGCGAAAAAAGGGGCGTAATTCGCAATGGCGGCATTTGAACAACGCCGACATAATATCGATGCCTGATAAGTGGGAGTATCCGTGGTACGCCGCGTGGGACCTGGCGTTCCACTGCATCCCGCTCGCACTCGTTGATGCCGAGTTCGCAAAGGAGCAGTTGATCGTAATGCTCCGCGAATGGTATATGCACCCGAACGGACAAATACCGGCGTACGAATGGGCTTTCAGCGATGTAAATCCGCCGGTGCATGCGTGGGCGGCACTCCGCGTTTTTCAGATCGATAAACGTATCAACGGACGCGGCGACACGAATTTCCTTGCCAGGATCTTTCAAAAGTTGCTGCTCAATTTCACTTGGTGGGTGAATCGCAAGGACGTCGAAGGGATGAATGTCTTTGAGGGCGGCTTCCTCGGCCTCGATAATATCGGTGTTTTTGACCGCTCGCGGCCGCTGCCGACCGGCGGTGAACTTGTCCAATCGGACGGCACAAGCTGGATGGCGATGTACTGTCTGAATATGTTGGCCATAGCTCTCGAACTGGCTGTTTTCGACAGCTCATACGAGGACGTTGCGACAAAGTTTTGGGAACACTTCATTTATATTTCCGATGCGATGAACAGCCTCGGCGAAGAAAAGACCGCGATCTGGAATGAGGATGACGGCTTCTATTACGACGTGCTGCATCTGCGCGGCGTCGGAAATATACCGCTGAAAATACGCTCGATGGTTGGGCTGATTCCGCTTTTCGCGGTCGCGACGATCGATCAAGAGACACTCGATGCACTTCCTGATTTCAAGCAGCGTTTTTTTTGGTTCATAAAGAATCGGCCGAATCTGACGGCGAATGTCGAAAAGAAGCCGCGCCGCCGCCTTCTTTCTATCGCGTACCGCGAGCGGCTCGAACGCGTCCTGAAAGTGATGCTCGACGAGGCTGAGTTCCTTTCGCCATACGGGATCAGGGCATTGAGCCGCTATCACCTCGAGAACCCGTACATCTTGAAGCTCGACGGCGGCGAGCGGCGTGTCGATTACGAGCCGGGCGAATCGACAACCGACCTTTTCGGCGGTAACTCGAACTGGCGCGGCCCTGTTTGGATGCCGGTGAACTACCTGCTGATCGAATCGCTTCAGAAATACCACTATTTTTACGGCGATGATCTGAAGGTCGAGTTTCCGACCGGCTCGGGCAAGCGGCTGAACCTGTGGGATGTGGCGGCCGAATTATCACGGCGCGTATCGCACCTATTCTTAAAGGACGCGGACGACAGACGGCCCGTTTTCGGCGACAGCGAGAAATTCCAAACAGATGAGCATTTCCGCGACCATATCTTGTTCTACGAGTGCTTTCACGGCGACAACGGCCGCGGTATCGGTGCCGGGCATCAGACAGGCTGGACGGGACTCGTAGCAAAGCTTCTTCAGCAGAGCGGCGAATAA
- a CDS encoding outer membrane beta-barrel protein, translating into MNMQKYTSLRTGIAALCSLLCFFTLQAAAQSGSDHNKVEFFGGYSIASVQPNVKAISEFGMTFSPCSPDATPFLGENFQTSFCKRGLFQGFDTSVTYNVNRYVGIKGNVTGHFRSKPYTDDIAGSLETITRKESVVNYLVGLQVKDNAKKGRLKPFAHALFGAATYNYKATNVAPTAPQDNFEITAKTTAFAMKFGGGIDVRVNRRMDVRLIEFDYNPVLIRDFPLVGDPYGAVQQNKTANNFTFGFGVVFH; encoded by the coding sequence ATGAATATGCAAAAATACACCTCACTCAGGACCGGCATTGCGGCGTTGTGCTCATTGCTTTGTTTTTTCACATTACAAGCAGCGGCGCAGTCCGGCAGCGATCACAATAAGGTCGAATTCTTCGGAGGCTACTCGATCGCGAGCGTGCAGCCGAACGTCAAGGCAATATCTGAATTCGGGATGACATTCTCCCCTTGCTCACCCGACGCGACGCCGTTCCTTGGTGAGAATTTTCAGACATCGTTCTGCAAACGCGGCCTGTTCCAGGGCTTTGACACGTCGGTCACATATAACGTGAATCGCTACGTCGGCATAAAAGGCAACGTAACCGGCCACTTCAGGAGCAAGCCTTACACTGATGATATTGCCGGTTCGCTTGAAACCATTACGAGAAAAGAGAGCGTCGTAAACTATTTGGTTGGGTTACAGGTCAAGGACAACGCCAAGAAAGGCAGATTAAAGCCGTTCGCTCACGCATTGTTCGGTGCCGCAACCTACAACTACAAGGCGACGAATGTTGCCCCGACTGCGCCGCAGGACAATTTTGAGATCACCGCAAAGACCACGGCGTTCGCGATGAAATTCGGCGGCGGCATCGATGTACGAGTGAATCGACGGATGGACGTTCGCTTGATCGAGTTTGACTATAATCCCGTGCTGATCCGTGACTTTCCGCTCGTCGGCGACCCTTACGGCGCCGTGCAGCAGAATAAGACCGCAAACAATTTTACGTTCGGGTTTGGCGTGGTCTTCCATTAA
- a CDS encoding VCBS repeat-containing protein, with the protein MKRSLIRIMVASVASVALVVFGIVFLNYGISTANAGGPDVVLDTTFNAQVSDAFGYGYVSISQPDGKILVGGRFDFVNGTKHNGIIRLNADGSVDNTFDPGGLGANGDVLAIVMQGEKILIGGNFSSYNGSAAGMVARLNADGTLDTTFNIGGVGVAGYARITSLDIGSDGKIFVTGQGISTYNGVTIRGVFRLNADGSLDTSFSSGFTTATDMEDAEIQPDGKIVIVGYFESYGGQTANGMARLNTDGTLDTSFNMGTGLVDFDGYPGWGSGVQIQPDGKIVIAGEFVQYNGVERNGVVRINPDGSIDTTFVPTGGGNFEFCAVQSDGKIVVTGNDGGYGVSIVRYNSDGSRDNSLNIVTFGYGYNVSLQTNGKILATGLFMRVAPNHRRFGIARFNADGSLDNEFEPLLTGLAEVQAITVQSDGKVLVGGSFTSSGGSPERGIARFLSNGTLDSSFSAGTDVMNGGELHYFNSIIEQPDGQILAGGAFRYWNSDRVLMARMSSAGVLDTSFNIDGALVDFSGGQNSNTSTLLQPDGKIVIGTRLFNSGAYLNRRLERLDPDGGLDTTFNNGGNGANSHVFKILRQPDGKLIIAGGFVTYNGISRKRIARLNADGTLDATFNPGTGANNAVLDAVLQPDGKIVIGGNFTIYNGVTANCLARINSDGSLDTTFDAGAGANSTVVKIAAAPDGKFWVGGTFDQFGGQSAKYLVRVTPTGSLDPTLASGLNGPVSALASSDDGSVLVGGSFTKYGDVPKSGILRLIPAPAVPASHTRGDFDGDGKTDLAVFRPSEGNWYVQGSTNGFSATHWGLATDTIAPGDYDGDGKTDFAVFRPDANPANNDYFVLMSNGNVFRATSWGLPDDVPVSGDYDADGKTDLAVFRPSTGVWYVLNSSNNSNTVEPFGLTGDKPLAIDPEGDGKTNLAVYRPSENRWYIAKPTGSPATNFYVYDFGATGDQPAPADYDGDSKEDVAVFRPSDGTWYIRKSSNGSVIYTAFGQNGDIAVPGDYDGDGTADVAVYRGGTWYINGSTAGTFQSNFGVATDIPVPYKFLPDMSGDA; encoded by the coding sequence ATGAAAAGATCTCTTATACGTATCATGGTCGCATCAGTCGCGTCGGTGGCTCTAGTCGTTTTCGGTATTGTATTTCTCAATTACGGTATTTCTACCGCGAATGCCGGAGGGCCAGACGTTGTGCTTGACACGACATTCAATGCGCAGGTGTCCGATGCCTTTGGATATGGATATGTTTCGATCAGTCAGCCTGACGGAAAGATATTGGTCGGAGGCCGCTTCGATTTCGTAAACGGGACTAAGCACAATGGCATCATCAGACTCAATGCCGATGGCTCTGTCGATAACACGTTCGACCCGGGAGGCTTAGGTGCGAACGGGGACGTACTCGCCATCGTAATGCAGGGCGAGAAGATACTGATAGGCGGCAACTTTAGCAGCTATAACGGCTCGGCTGCAGGTATGGTGGCTAGGCTGAATGCTGACGGCACGCTCGACACAACGTTCAACATCGGAGGCGTGGGTGTCGCTGGCTACGCAAGGATCACGTCGCTTGATATTGGTTCAGATGGGAAGATCTTTGTTACAGGGCAAGGTATTTCAACGTATAACGGGGTTACAATTCGTGGCGTGTTCAGGCTCAACGCGGACGGTTCTCTTGACACAAGCTTTTCATCGGGATTCACAACGGCTACCGATATGGAGGATGCCGAGATCCAGCCTGATGGAAAGATCGTGATCGTTGGGTATTTCGAATCTTATGGTGGGCAAACCGCCAACGGAATGGCAAGGCTAAATACCGACGGCACATTAGACACATCCTTCAATATGGGAACAGGGTTGGTGGATTTTGATGGTTATCCGGGGTGGGGTTCCGGGGTCCAGATACAGCCAGACGGCAAAATAGTCATCGCAGGCGAGTTCGTCCAATATAACGGTGTGGAACGAAACGGTGTTGTCAGGATCAATCCGGACGGAAGCATCGATACCACGTTCGTACCAACAGGCGGCGGAAATTTCGAATTTTGCGCCGTGCAGTCAGACGGCAAGATCGTTGTCACCGGCAATGACGGCGGCTATGGTGTAAGCATCGTCCGATACAACTCCGACGGTTCGCGAGACAACAGCCTCAATATTGTAACTTTTGGCTATGGTTATAATGTCAGCCTTCAGACGAATGGTAAAATTCTAGCAACAGGACTCTTTATGCGGGTCGCCCCTAACCACAGGAGGTTCGGTATTGCAAGGTTCAATGCGGATGGCTCGCTCGACAATGAGTTTGAACCTTTACTGACCGGATTGGCGGAGGTTCAAGCGATCACGGTGCAGTCGGACGGGAAAGTACTTGTTGGCGGTTCATTTACTTCGTCTGGGGGAAGTCCGGAGCGTGGAATCGCTCGGTTTCTTTCAAACGGAACATTAGATTCGTCCTTTTCGGCGGGTACCGATGTCATGAACGGGGGTGAACTGCATTACTTTAACTCGATCATCGAACAGCCGGACGGTCAGATACTAGCGGGCGGTGCGTTCCGGTATTGGAATAGTGATCGAGTGCTCATGGCGCGTATGAGTTCCGCCGGCGTACTTGATACTTCCTTTAACATCGACGGCGCACTTGTGGATTTCTCTGGCGGCCAGAATTCCAACACATCAACGTTGTTACAGCCGGACGGTAAGATCGTAATTGGCACTAGGTTATTCAATTCCGGCGCTTATCTTAATCGGCGCCTTGAGCGCCTCGATCCTGACGGCGGGCTCGATACGACATTCAACAACGGCGGCAACGGGGCAAATAGTCATGTCTTTAAGATACTCCGCCAGCCTGACGGGAAGCTGATCATCGCTGGTGGTTTCGTAACCTATAATGGGATAAGCCGCAAAAGGATCGCCCGATTGAATGCCGACGGTACGCTAGACGCGACGTTCAACCCCGGCACAGGCGCGAATAACGCTGTGTTAGACGCGGTACTTCAACCCGATGGTAAAATCGTGATCGGAGGCAATTTCACGATCTATAACGGAGTAACCGCAAACTGTCTTGCGCGAATTAACAGCGACGGTTCGTTGGATACGACGTTCGATGCAGGAGCGGGAGCAAACAGCACGGTTGTAAAGATCGCAGCCGCACCCGACGGCAAATTCTGGGTTGGCGGCACGTTTGATCAGTTTGGAGGTCAATCCGCCAAGTACCTTGTGCGTGTCACACCGACCGGTAGCCTAGATCCCACACTCGCAAGTGGTCTGAACGGACCTGTTTCTGCGTTAGCATCGTCGGATGACGGCTCGGTCTTGGTGGGCGGGAGCTTTACCAAGTATGGCGATGTGCCGAAAAGCGGTATTCTTCGCCTAATTCCTGCTCCGGCCGTGCCTGCGTCACATACACGCGGCGACTTCGACGGAGACGGCAAGACCGATCTTGCAGTGTTCCGCCCGTCAGAAGGCAACTGGTATGTGCAGGGCTCGACTAACGGCTTCTCGGCAACGCATTGGGGCCTCGCAACGGACACGATCGCACCGGGCGACTATGACGGTGACGGCAAGACCGATTTTGCAGTGTTCCGTCCCGATGCTAACCCGGCGAACAACGATTACTTTGTTCTTATGAGCAACGGTAACGTGTTCAGGGCAACCTCGTGGGGCCTGCCTGACGACGTCCCTGTCTCAGGCGACTACGATGCCGACGGCAAGACCGACCTGGCGGTCTTCAGGCCATCGACCGGTGTTTGGTATGTGCTCAACAGCAGCAACAACTCGAACACTGTTGAACCGTTCGGACTTACGGGTGACAAGCCTCTTGCTATCGACCCTGAAGGCGACGGCAAGACCAATCTGGCCGTTTATCGTCCGTCTGAGAACCGGTGGTACATAGCTAAACCTACGGGATCGCCCGCAACCAACTTCTACGTCTATGACTTCGGTGCGACCGGCGACCAACCGGCACCGGCGGATTATGACGGCGACAGCAAGGAAGATGTTGCAGTGTTCCGCCCGTCGGACGGCACATGGTATATCCGCAAGAGCAGTAACGGATCGGTCATCTACACCGCGTTCGGCCAGAACGGCGATATCGCAGTTCCGGGCGACTACGATGGTGACGGCACGGCCGATGTCGCTGTCTATCGCGGCGGCACGTGGTACATCAACGGCTCGACAGCAGGTACCTTCCAGTCGAACTTCGGTGTGGCAACTGACATACCGGTGCCGTACAAGTTCCTGCCGGATATGAGCGGCGATGCCTGA